From the genome of Arthrobacter sp. SLBN-122:
GGACGCCTGTAGTACACTTGATGGAGCAGTTTGCTGCGCCCTCAACGTTTCCCGTCCCAGTGGTCTACCCCTGCGGTAGATGCCCCTGTCCGGATTGCGTCGGCACATCTCATTCAGGAGTGTGGGGGAGCGGCGGCTGACTACGCGCATCCAGCCCTCCGGCAGGCGACGCCCCGGCGCCGTCCATGGAGGATCGCGCCTCCTTCGGTCAGGCTTCGATCCTGATGGGAAGTGCGGGGGATGCCAGGAGCACGGCCCGTCCGGGCCACGCTGATCAACCGTCAACTATTGGCAGGGTAAGAAGCCTCCGGGTTTTCTCATGAATGACCTGCCGGAAAATAAGGAGCGCCGGAATGCCCGTCGTAACCATGCGCCAGCTGCTTGACAGCGGCGTCCACTTTGGACACCAGACCCGCCGTTGGAACCCGAAGATGAAGCGCTTCATCTTCACCGAGCGCAACGGCATCTACATCATCGACCTTCAGCAGTCGCTGTCCTACATCGACCGTGCCTACGAGTTCGTCAAGGCCACTGTCGCCCACGGCGGCACCGTGCTCTTCGTCGGCACCAAGAAGCAGGCCCAGGAAGCAATTGCCGAGCAGGCAACCCGCGTGGGCCAGCCCTACGTCAACCAGCGCTGGCTCGGCGGTATGCTGACCAACTTCCAGACGGTCGCCAAGCGCATCCAGCGCATGAAGGAACTCGAAGAGATCGACTTCGACGACGTCGCCGGTTCCGCTTACACCAAGAAGGAACTGCTGCTCCTCAAGCGCGAGCTCACCAAGCTGGAGTCCAACCTGGGCGGTATCCGCAACCTGACCAAGGCTCCCTCCGTGCTCTGGGTTGTCGACACCAAGAAGGAACACCTCGCCGTTGACGAGGCCAAGAAGCTGAACATCCCGGTTGTGGCCATCCTGGACACCAACTGCGATCCGGATGAAGTCGACTTCCCGATCCCGGGCAACGACGACGCCATCCGCTCCGTGAACCTCCTGACCCGCGTTGTCGCCGACGCCGTTGCAGAGGGCCTGATCGCCCGCAACAACCGCGGCACGGGCGCCACCGAAGCTCCGGAAGAGCCGCTGGCCGAATGGGAGCGCGAGCTCCTCGAAGGCAACAAGGCAGAAGCCGCTGCAGCTCC
Proteins encoded in this window:
- the rpsB gene encoding 30S ribosomal protein S2, whose product is MPVVTMRQLLDSGVHFGHQTRRWNPKMKRFIFTERNGIYIIDLQQSLSYIDRAYEFVKATVAHGGTVLFVGTKKQAQEAIAEQATRVGQPYVNQRWLGGMLTNFQTVAKRIQRMKELEEIDFDDVAGSAYTKKELLLLKRELTKLESNLGGIRNLTKAPSVLWVVDTKKEHLAVDEAKKLNIPVVAILDTNCDPDEVDFPIPGNDDAIRSVNLLTRVVADAVAEGLIARNNRGTGATEAPEEPLAEWERELLEGNKAEAAAAPAEAAAAPAAPAEEAEAPAAAEAPAEDAK